The window TGATCCGCATGGAAAAAATTTCCCAAGGAACGCTCGACACAATTCTGGTGCATCCCAGAGAAGTTTTTAAGCTGGCCATCGCCGCCAACGCCGCCGCCGTCGTGCTCGTGCACAATCATCCCAGTGGCGACCCGACACCGAGCGAGGCGGACATCAAAGTGACGCGCGATTTGATTCGCGCCGGGCAATTGTTGAAGATTGACGTGCTGGATCACGTCATCCTCGGTCGCCGCACTGAGGAGCGATCCAAGGATTACGCCTCGTTGCGGGAGCTGGGATATTTTTATTCGTGACAAGGAAAATACCCAAGGACACAAATACCCAAACACTCAAATACCCAAATACCCAAGACGAGATCGCGTGATGCCGGGTATTTGGGTGTTTGGGTAATTGGATACTTGGATTCTCCCGCTTGGCCCTTTAGATTTAACTCCGCGCATGATTCACGCCACAGCAATCATTCACCCGAAGGCGACGCTCGACCCGACCGCAAGCGCGGGGCCTTATGCCGTCATTGATGAACACGTCGTGCTGGGCGGCCATTGCGTTGTCGGGCCGCATGTGCACTTGACCGGCCACACCACCATCGGCGCGCACAATCAGTTTCACACCGGCTGCGTCATCGGCGATGCGCCGCAGGACTTGAAATACAACGGCGAACCGACGCGGTTGCGCATTGGCGATCACAATGTCTTTCGCGAGCACGCGACGGTGAACCGCTCCAACAAGTTGAAGGAGGAAACCCTCATCGGTTCGCACAATTTTCTGATGGCGAACAGTCACGTGGGTCACAACGTTTGTCTGGGGGACAACATCGTGCTGGCGAATGGCGCGTTGCTGGCCGGGCATGTGACCGTGGGCGACCGGGCGTTCATTTCAGGCAATTGTCTGGTGCACCAGTTCTGCCGTGTCGGAGAACTGGCCTTCATGCAGGGCGGGTCGGCCATCAGCATGGATTTGCCGCCGTTCACCGTCGCGAGCCGTTCCAACGACATGTGCGGGCTGAACACCGTGGGTCTGCGCCGGGCAGGTTTTACCGCGGAGGAGCGGCAGGAATTGAAGCAGCTTTACAACGCCTTGTTTCGGAGCGGGCGGAATTTGCGCGAGGCGCTGGCAGCGGCGGAAAAAGAATTTGCCAGCGCACCGGCGAAGGTCCTGCTGGAATTCATCGCGTCCTCCAAACGCGGCATTTGTTCCGACGTGGGCGGCCTTCGAGATTCGAATAACGAGGACGAACAGTGAAGCGTCTATTCTGATTTGAACTTTGACTAACA of the Verrucomicrobiota bacterium genome contains:
- the lpxA gene encoding acyl-ACP--UDP-N-acetylglucosamine O-acyltransferase, whose protein sequence is MIHATAIIHPKATLDPTASAGPYAVIDEHVVLGGHCVVGPHVHLTGHTTIGAHNQFHTGCVIGDAPQDLKYNGEPTRLRIGDHNVFREHATVNRSNKLKEETLIGSHNFLMANSHVGHNVCLGDNIVLANGALLAGHVTVGDRAFISGNCLVHQFCRVGELAFMQGGSAISMDLPPFTVASRSNDMCGLNTVGLRRAGFTAEERQELKQLYNALFRSGRNLREALAAAEKEFASAPAKVLLEFIASSKRGICSDVGGLRDSNNEDEQ